The genomic segment GAAACGCTCACCCGCCACACCACGGAAATAGCACTCGCCGGTGATGGCACCGTAAAGCACGGTATTGCCGACGATGATGGAGTTTTCCGCAACGATGCGGGCATTTTCCGGCGGACGCACGATGATGCGGCCACCTGATAGGCCCTTGCCGACATAGTCGTTACCGTCACCCACCAGATCAAAGGTGATGCCGCGGGTCAGGAACGCGCCGAAGGACTGACCCGCCGTGCCGCGCAGCAGCACATGGATGGTGTCGTCCTTCAGGCCCTTATGGCCCCAACGCTTGGCCAGCGCGCCCGAGAGCATGGCACCGGCGGAACGGTCGACATTCTTGATCGGCACTTCGAAGACCACAGGCTCGCGGTTTTCGAGAGACGGCATGGACTTCTCGATCAGCTTGCGGTCGAGAATATCGTCGATCGGGTGCTTCTGGCGCTCGGTCCAGTAGGTCGCTTCCTTGGGTGCATCGACCTTGTGGAAGATGCGGCTGAAGTCGAGCCCCTTGGCTTTCCAGTGTGCCAGCATCTCATCCTTTTCGAGCAGTTCGGAAGCACCGATGATCTCATCCAGCTTGGACACACCCAGCGAAGCGAGAATTTCGCGCACTTCTTCGGCCACGAAGAAGAAGTAGTTGATGACGTGTTCCGGTGCACCCTTGAAACGCTTGCGCAGAACCGGGTCCTGCGTGGCAACGCCCACGGGGCAGGTGTTGAGGTGGCACTTGCGCATCATGATGCAACCCGCAGCAATCAGCGGAGCCGTTGCGAAACCGAATTCATCCGCACCCAAGAGAGCACCGATAATGACATCACGGCCCGTCTTCAAGCCGCCATCCACCTGCAACGCGATGCGCGACCGAAGGCCGTTCATGACAAGCGTCTGCTGCGTCTCAGCAAGGCCGATTTCCCAAGGGGAACCGGCATGCTTGAGTGAGGTAAGCGGCGACGCACCCGTGCCGCCATCGAAACCGGAGACGGTGATATGGTCGGCGCGCGCCTTGGCAACGCCAGCCGCAACCGTGCCGACGCCGACTTCGGACACGAGCTTGACGGAAACATCGGCTTCCGGGTTGACGTTCTTCAGGTCGTAGATCAGCTGCGCCAGATCTTCAATGGAATAGATGTCATGGTGCGGCGGCGGCGAAATGAGGCCGACGCCCGGTGTGGAGTGACGCGTCTTGGCAACCGTCGCATCCACCTTATGGCCGGGCAGCTGACCGCCTTCGCCGGGCTTGGCACCCTGCGCGACCTTAATCTGCAACATATCGGCATTGACGAGATATTCCGTCGTCACACCGAAACGACCGGATGCGATCTGCTTGATAGCGGAACGCTCAGGGTTCGGATTGCCGTTGAGCAGCGGCAGGTAACGGTCGGATTCTTCGCCGCCCTCGCCCGTGTTCGACTTGCCGCCAATGCGGTTCATGGCGATGGCAAGCGTGGTGTGTGCTTCGCGGCTGATGGAGCCGAAGGACATGGCACCGGTGGAGAAGCGCTTGACGATATCGACGGCAGGCTCGACTTCATCGACAGAGATCGGCTTGCGACCCAAAGCTTCCGCGCCCTTGAGCTTGAACAGACCACGAATGGTGTTCATGCGCAGGTTGGTGTCGTTCACCATCTCTGCGAATTCGCGATAACGTTCCTGGCTGTTGCCGCGCACGGCGTGCTGCAAGGTGGCAACTGCATCCGGGCTCCAGGCATGGCTTTCGCCACGCATGCGGTAAGCATACTCGCCGCCGATATCCAGCGTACTGGCCAGAATCGGGTCCTTGCCGAAGGCGTCTGTGTGGCGCGATACGGTTTCCTGGGCAATTTCCGTCAGGCCAACGCCTTCAATTTGCGTGGCGGTGCCGAAGAAATATTGCTCGATGAACTGCGAGGACAGGCCAACGGCGTCGAAGATTTGCGCGCCGCAATAGGATTGATAAGTGGAAATGCCCATCTTGGACATGACCTTGAGAATGCCCTTACCGACAGCCTTGATGTAGCGATAAACGACTTCATCGTCGGACACTTCCTTGGGGAACGCGCCATGCTTGTGCATGTCCAGAAGCGTATCGAAGGCGAGGTACGGGTTGATAGCCTCAGCACCATAACCGGCCAACAGGCAGAAATGGTGCACTTCGCGCGGCTCGCCAGTTTCGACGACGAGACCGACCGATGTGCGCAGACCCTTGCGGATCAGGTGATGATGGACGGCAGCGGTTGCCAGCAGCGCTGGGATTGCGATGCGATCCGGCCCGAGCTGACGGTCAGACAAGACGATGATGTTGTAACCACCGCGCACGGCGGATTCCGCACGCTCGCACAAACGGTCCAGCATTTCAGGCATGCCTTCGGCGCCACGCTCCACATCATAGGTGAAGTCCAGCGTCTTGGTATCGAAACGGTCTTCTGTGTGGCCGATGGAGCGGATCTTTTCCAGATCGCCATTGGTCAGGATCGGCTGGCGCACTTCCAGACGCTTGGCGCGGGCTGCACCTTCGTGATCTAGAATGTTCGGGCGCGGGCCGATGAAGGATACGAGGCTCATCACCAACTCTTCGCGGATCGGGTCGATCGGCGGATTGGTGACCTGCGCGAAGTTCTGCTTGAAATAGGTGTAAAGCAGCTTGGACTTGGACGACATCGCCGAAATCGGCGTATCCGTGCCCATGGAGCCGATGGCTTCCTGACCGGTCGTTGCCATCGGCGACATCAAAAGCTTGGTGTCTTCGCTGGTGTAACCAAAAGCCTGCTGACGGTCGAGCAGCGACACGTCGCGACGCAGAGCGCGTGGCTCTACAGGCTTCAGGTCTTCGAGGATCAGCTGGGTACGGTCCAGCCATGTGCGGTAAGGATGCTTGGTGGCAAGTTCTCGCTTCACGTCCTCATCGGAAATGATCGCGCCCTTGTCCATGTCGATCAGCAGCATCTTGCCGGGCTGCAAACGCCACTTCTTGATGATGCGCTCTTCCGGCACCGGCAAGGTGCCGGCTTCGGATGCCATGATGATACGGTCGTCATCGGTCACGAGATAACGGGCTGGGCGCAGACCGTTGCGGTCCAGCGTCGCGCCAATCTGCTTGCCATCGGTAAAGGCAACAGCGGCCGGGCCATCCCATGGCTCCATGAGAGCGGCGTGATATTCATAGAATGCCTTGCGTTCCGGCGACATGGATTGGTTGCCAGCCCACGCCTCGGGGATCAACATCATCACGGCATGCGCCATGGAGTAACCACCGCGCACGAGGAATTCGAGCGCGTTGTCGAAGCAGGCGGTGTCCGACTGTCCCTCGTAGGAAATCGGCCAGAGCTTGGAAATGTCGTCGCCAAACAGCGGCGAGGCAACGGATGCCTGACGCGCCGCCATCCAGTTGACGTTGCCGCGCAGAGTGTTGATTTCGCCGTTATGGGCGACCATGCGGTAGGGGTGCGCCAGCTTCCAGGATGGGAAGGTGTTGGTCGAGAAACGCTGGTGAACAAGCGCGACAGCGCTTTCGAAACGCGGGTCGGACAGATCCTTGTAATAGGCGCCGACCTGATAGGCCAGGAACATGCCCTTATAGACGATGGTCGAAGACGACAGCGAAACCGGATAGAAATCCTGCGCTTCCTTGCCGCCGCCAGCATCATAGATGGTGTTGGAAATGACCTTGCGGATCAGGAACAGTTGACGCTCGAAATCGGCATTGGTGGCAGCATCGCGACCAGCACCGATGAAGACCTGCACATGGTGCGGCTCGGTTGCGGCGATATCGGGCGCTTCCGACAGCGAGGAGTTGTCGACAGGCACATCACGGAAGCCGAGGAACTGCTGACCGGCGTCGGCGACAACGTCGATGATGACCTTCTTGTAGTGTTCGATCTGGGCTGCATCGCGCGACATGAAAATGTGGCCGACGGCATATTCGCCAGCCTTCGGCAGCGTGACGCCCTGAAGCGCCATTTCCTCGCGGAAGAACTTGTCGGGAATTTGCACCAGAATGCCCGCGCCATCACCCATCAGGGGATCTGCACCGACGGCACCACGGTGGGTCAGGTTTTCGAGAATGAACAGGCCATCCTTGACGATCTGGTGCGACTTCTGGCCCTTCATATGCGCCACGAAGCCGACGCCGCAGGCATCATGCTCGTTGCGCGGATCATAAAGACCCTGCTTTGGAGGCAGACCACCAATCGTCGCGCGCACGGCAGCCTTCGGCTGGGCGCTCGTCGGACAGTCATTGGTCAACATCGCCGCGGCGTTTTCGCCTTCCAGCTTGATCGTCATTTTTCGTCCCTCCTGCAACAGGTTGCATGGCTTCACGCAGAGAGGCGGATGCTCGACCTCTTTCACCGTTTCCGGATAATGGCTTTGCGTCCGCTTATCAATTTAGGACAGCAATGCTGTCTCAATTCTGGTGGGATTTTGACAGAAACAGCTACGCTCTGCAAGTCCACCCCGACATTTTATAAACACAGAAAATGACGCTATATGTCTCGGTCGTGAATCTTCGCGCAATTTTCTTCCGACAAAGCGACGAAATCATTGCTTTCATTGCTGGATTTGCGTTCCCCGCGATAAGGCCATAGAACGACAATCGTTTGTCAGTCCGGCCACTCCCAACTCATCGAAAGTGCAGACCCATGTTTTTTGCTTCCGACAACTGGGCAGGTGCCCACCCCGCAATCAATGAGCGGTTGATGAAAGAATCCACCCGGTTCGCCGCCGCGTACGGCACAAGCGAACTGGACCGGGCCATCGAGAAGCGCTTCAACGAGATTTTCGAGCGCGAAGTCGCCGTGTTCTTCGTTGGCACCGGCACCGCTGCCAATTCTCTGGCCATGGCCAGCGTCGCCCGCCCCGGCGGCATCGCATTTTGTCACTCCGAAGCCCACGTGATCGAGGACGAATGCGGAGCGCCGGTCTACTTCTCCAACGCCTCGCGCCTGATGCCGGTCGCCGGACCCAACGGCAAGATGCTGCCAAAGAACCTCGAAGCCGCCATCGGCCGCTTTCCGCCCGGCTCCATCCATCAGGGCCAACCGATGCTGGTGACAGTAACACAGGCGACGGAACAAGGCACGGTTTACGAGTTGGATGAAATCGACGCCATCTCGGCAATTGCCAAAAAAGCCGGTGTACCGCTGCACATGGATGGCGCCCGCTTCGGCAACGCCATGATCGCACTCGACACCACGCCAGCGGAAATGACATGGAAGCGCGGAGTCGATATCCTGTCCTTCGGCGCAACCAAGAACGGTTGCTGGTGCGCCGAAGCCATCGTCTACATGGATCCGAAAACGGCAGAAGACCTGCCCTTCATCCGGAAGCGCTCCGCCCAGCTTTTCTCCAAAACCCGCTTCATGGCCGCCCAATTCGACGCCTATTTCAAGGACAATCTCTGGCTGGAACTGGCCTCCCACGCCAATGCCATGGCGACGCGCCTGCGCGAAGGACTGTCGGCTTCCAACAGTGCACGCCTGGCCTGGCCGACCCAATCCAACGAGCTTTTCGTGGTGCTGAACAAAGACAAGGCCAAAGCCGCCAAAGAAGCCGGTGCCAGCTTCTACGACTGGCCCGTACCGCACGACATGCCGGAGCCTGTGGGCGAGAACGAACAGCTCATTCGGCTTGTGACCAGCTTTGCAACGCTGGAAAACGACGTGGATGATTTCTTGCGGATTTGTGGCGGGGCTTGAAGCGGAACGGAGCTGAACCCTCACTTGCAATTTCTAACACTTGAGCAAAGCTCAAGATGTTGAAATTGCTTTCTCTCCCACAGGGGGAGAGATAACGCGAATGCCGCGCCGCTTGCTCTTTTACCTCTCCCCTTGTGGGAGAGGATAGAAAATCAAGAGCTTAGCAGAGCTAAGTCTTAGATTTTCTTGGTGAGGGGTACCGCCACGCGTTCAAGCAGCACTCCCCGGCACCATCCTCTTCGCCATCACCAGTTTCGACAGCGCCTCCACCAATTCCGCATCCGCCCCCTTTCTCGGCTGGAGCACGAATTCCACATCTTCCAGTGCCGGAAGCGCGCCCTTCGGCAGTTCCCGCAAGCCCGATGGGGCCATGCTGCGGGGCTGGACCAGAACGCCCATTCCGGCGCGGGCGGCGGCGGTTAACCCGCTGAGACTGCCGCAGGTGCAGACAGTGCGCCAGGCGACACCGGCGCGGTCGAGCGCTTCCTGGGCTGCCTTGCGGGTGATGCTTGGCGGCGGGAAGGCGATGAGCGGAAGGGCGTTTTCGCGCGACAGAACGGCATCCGGGTCTTTCGCCAGCCACACAAGCGGTTCGCGGTAAAGGAAGTGACCGAGGTGATCGCCTAGCCGTCTTTTGGCCAGCACGACATCTAGCTCGCCATTGTCCTGCATTTCGTAAAGAGAGCCGCTGAGCGCCACCGTCAGTTCCAGATCGACCAGCGGATAGAGCCGCGTGAACTCCTCCATAATGACGGTCAGGCGGCTCGCAACGAAATCCTCGGAGACGCCAAGGCGCAGGCGACCGCGCAGCCTGCTTTCACCGAACAGAGCCGCGACCTTGTTGTTGATATCCAGCATGTTGCGGGCGTAACCCAGCAAGGCCTCTCCCTCTGGCGTCAGGCGCACGCGATGGGTATCGCGTGCGATCAAGCGTTGACCGAGAAAGGCTTCCAGCCGTTGAATATGCTGGCTGAGCGTCGACTGGCCAATCCCCAGGCGTTCTGCGGCGTGCGTGAAACTCATGGTCTGTTCCAGCGCAATGAAACTGGCGAGGTGTTGGAGGTTCAGCATGCTCATCCTGAAACGTGATAACTGTTAGTTTTTGCATCTCGTTTCATGATGAGCGATACTGTGCGCGAGTTCAAGACTAAACCGAATAACGGAAAGACGTCCCACCATGTCCCGCTTCCTGCCAGACCGCTTCACCATGATGCTGGTTGCCACTGTCATCGTTGCTTCACTGCTGCCGATCAGCGGAGTGCCGGCGCATTATTTCTCCATCGCGACCAAATGTGCGATTGCACTGCTGTTCTTTTTGCATGGTGCACGGCTGGCACGGGACGTCGTTGTTGCGGGCATTCTGCACTGGCGTCTGCATCTTGCCATTCTGCTCGTCACCTTTGGCCTGTTTCCGCTGCTCGGCGTCGGGTTGGGTTATATCCCTGAAAGCATCCTACCCGCCCCGCTCTACCTCGGCGTCCTCTTTCTGTGTGTGCTGCCGTCTACGGTGCAATCCTCCATCGCGTTCACTTCCATGGCAGGTGGCAATGTCCCAGCTGCAATTTGCTCGGCGTCGGCCTCCAATATTTTCGGCATGTTCCTGACACCGCTGCTGGTCGGTTTGCTGTTTACCGTCGGTGGTCAGGGGGGCGGCTTTTCGCTGGATGCGTTCGCCCAGATTTTTCTGCAATTGCTGCTGCCCTTCATCGCAGGCCAGTTGCTCCAGCCATGGATCGGCGACTGGATACGCGCCCGCAAGACACTGCTGTCTCCGGTGGATCGCGGCTCCATCCTGATGGTCGTCTATCTCGCCTTC from the Agrobacterium vaccinii genome contains:
- a CDS encoding LysR substrate-binding domain-containing protein, whose amino-acid sequence is MLNLQHLASFIALEQTMSFTHAAERLGIGQSTLSQHIQRLEAFLGQRLIARDTHRVRLTPEGEALLGYARNMLDINNKVAALFGESRLRGRLRLGVSEDFVASRLTVIMEEFTRLYPLVDLELTVALSGSLYEMQDNGELDVVLAKRRLGDHLGHFLYREPLVWLAKDPDAVLSRENALPLIAFPPPSITRKAAQEALDRAGVAWRTVCTCGSLSGLTAAARAGMGVLVQPRSMAPSGLRELPKGALPALEDVEFVLQPRKGADAELVEALSKLVMAKRMVPGSAA
- a CDS encoding threonine aldolase family protein, which produces MFFASDNWAGAHPAINERLMKESTRFAAAYGTSELDRAIEKRFNEIFEREVAVFFVGTGTAANSLAMASVARPGGIAFCHSEAHVIEDECGAPVYFSNASRLMPVAGPNGKMLPKNLEAAIGRFPPGSIHQGQPMLVTVTQATEQGTVYELDEIDAISAIAKKAGVPLHMDGARFGNAMIALDTTPAEMTWKRGVDILSFGATKNGCWCAEAIVYMDPKTAEDLPFIRKRSAQLFSKTRFMAAQFDAYFKDNLWLELASHANAMATRLREGLSASNSARLAWPTQSNELFVVLNKDKAKAAKEAGASFYDWPVPHDMPEPVGENEQLIRLVTSFATLENDVDDFLRICGGA
- the gltB gene encoding glutamate synthase large subunit; this translates as MLTNDCPTSAQPKAAVRATIGGLPPKQGLYDPRNEHDACGVGFVAHMKGQKSHQIVKDGLFILENLTHRGAVGADPLMGDGAGILVQIPDKFFREEMALQGVTLPKAGEYAVGHIFMSRDAAQIEHYKKVIIDVVADAGQQFLGFRDVPVDNSSLSEAPDIAATEPHHVQVFIGAGRDAATNADFERQLFLIRKVISNTIYDAGGGKEAQDFYPVSLSSSTIVYKGMFLAYQVGAYYKDLSDPRFESAVALVHQRFSTNTFPSWKLAHPYRMVAHNGEINTLRGNVNWMAARQASVASPLFGDDISKLWPISYEGQSDTACFDNALEFLVRGGYSMAHAVMMLIPEAWAGNQSMSPERKAFYEYHAALMEPWDGPAAVAFTDGKQIGATLDRNGLRPARYLVTDDDRIIMASEAGTLPVPEERIIKKWRLQPGKMLLIDMDKGAIISDEDVKRELATKHPYRTWLDRTQLILEDLKPVEPRALRRDVSLLDRQQAFGYTSEDTKLLMSPMATTGQEAIGSMGTDTPISAMSSKSKLLYTYFKQNFAQVTNPPIDPIREELVMSLVSFIGPRPNILDHEGAARAKRLEVRQPILTNGDLEKIRSIGHTEDRFDTKTLDFTYDVERGAEGMPEMLDRLCERAESAVRGGYNIIVLSDRQLGPDRIAIPALLATAAVHHHLIRKGLRTSVGLVVETGEPREVHHFCLLAGYGAEAINPYLAFDTLLDMHKHGAFPKEVSDDEVVYRYIKAVGKGILKVMSKMGISTYQSYCGAQIFDAVGLSSQFIEQYFFGTATQIEGVGLTEIAQETVSRHTDAFGKDPILASTLDIGGEYAYRMRGESHAWSPDAVATLQHAVRGNSQERYREFAEMVNDTNLRMNTIRGLFKLKGAEALGRKPISVDEVEPAVDIVKRFSTGAMSFGSISREAHTTLAIAMNRIGGKSNTGEGGEESDRYLPLLNGNPNPERSAIKQIASGRFGVTTEYLVNADMLQIKVAQGAKPGEGGQLPGHKVDATVAKTRHSTPGVGLISPPPHHDIYSIEDLAQLIYDLKNVNPEADVSVKLVSEVGVGTVAAGVAKARADHITVSGFDGGTGASPLTSLKHAGSPWEIGLAETQQTLVMNGLRSRIALQVDGGLKTGRDVIIGALLGADEFGFATAPLIAAGCIMMRKCHLNTCPVGVATQDPVLRKRFKGAPEHVINYFFFVAEEVREILASLGVSKLDEIIGASELLEKDEMLAHWKAKGLDFSRIFHKVDAPKEATYWTERQKHPIDDILDRKLIEKSMPSLENREPVVFEVPIKNVDRSAGAMLSGALAKRWGHKGLKDDTIHVLLRGTAGQSFGAFLTRGITFDLVGDGNDYVGKGLSGGRIIVRPPENARIVAENSIIVGNTVLYGAITGECYFRGVAGERFAVRNSGAIAVVEGVGDHGCEYMTGGIVVVLGETGRNFAAGMSGGVAYVLDEQGDFAKRCNMAMVELEPVPEEDDMLEKLHHHGGDLMHKGRVDVSEDMTRHDEERLYQMISNHFHYTNSNRAKDILDRWSEFRPKFRKVMPVEYRRALEDMERMKMGVAAE
- a CDS encoding bile acid:sodium symporter family protein; the protein is MSRFLPDRFTMMLVATVIVASLLPISGVPAHYFSIATKCAIALLFFLHGARLARDVVVAGILHWRLHLAILLVTFGLFPLLGVGLGYIPESILPAPLYLGVLFLCVLPSTVQSSIAFTSMAGGNVPAAICSASASNIFGMFLTPLLVGLLFTVGGQGGGFSLDAFAQIFLQLLLPFIAGQLLQPWIGDWIRARKTLLSPVDRGSILMVVYLAFSEAVIEGIWKEFTLRDIAVLIGINMLLLAVVLCVTMFGSRLLGFKKEDEITITFCGSKKSLASGVPMAGAIFAGQSIGAIVLPIMLFHQIQLMACAVIAQRYANRAKEKSQRVADELVLPEA